The following proteins come from a genomic window of Phacochoerus africanus isolate WHEZ1 chromosome 9, ROS_Pafr_v1, whole genome shotgun sequence:
- the METTL17 gene encoding methyltransferase-like protein 17, mitochondrial isoform X1, translating to MATAAGAGCLLTLRGWRLGLGVAPRCRALAALVPGVSQVDNKSDFLGKKSHRRHPGILQLSRVRLPQALVDAATLLLLESSMPNMEKQVQALTNYLWSRHLPIEPEELQRRAVHLEKKFLENADSCQMEEKLHGDVLRALRRTTYHWQELSYNEGLSLLYMAARLDGGFAAVSRAFHEIQARFPEFQPQTLMDFGSGTGSVTWAAHSTWGQSLREYMCVDSSAAMLDLAEKLLKGGSESGLPYVPGVFFRQFLPVSPKVQFDVVVSAFSLSELPSKADRNDIVQTLWRKTSHFLILVENGTKAGHSLLMDARDLVLNEKEKSPLDPRPGFVFAPCPHELQCPQLSAPKPLACSFSQAYHPIPFSWNKKPKEEKFSMVILARGYPEEASRWPRITQPVLKRPRHVHCHLCCPDGHMQHAVITARRHGRDLYRCARVSSWGDLLPVTTPSELPPSSAQDPPES from the exons ATGGCGACCGCAGCAGGAGCCGGGTGTCTGCTGACATTACGCGGATGGCGCCTTGGCCTTGGAGTTGCTCCCCGGTGCCGG GCGCTCGCTGCCCTCGTACCCGGCGTCTCCCAGGTGGATAACAAGTCCGATTTCCTGGGGAAGAAGTCCCATCGCCGGCACCCTGGCATCCTGCAGTTGTCGCGCGTGCGGCTGCCGCAAGCATTGGTCGATGCAGCGACATTACTACTGCTGG AGAGCTCTATGCCCAATATGGAGAAGCAGGTGCAAGCACTGACCAATTATCTCTGGAGCCGGCATTTACCCATAGAGCCAGAGGAGTTGCAAAGACGGGCTGtacatttggagaaaaaattCTTGGAAAACGCAG ACTCATGTCAGATGGAGGAAAAACTTCATGGAGATGTGCTGCGTGCTCTGCGCAGAACTACCTATCATTGGCAAGAACTGAG CTACAATGAGGGACTGAGCCTGTTGTATATGGCAGCAAGACTGGATGGTGGCTTTGCAGCAGTCTCCAGGGCATTCCATGAG ATCCAAGCTCGATTTCCAGAGTTCCAGCCACAAACCTTGATGGACTTTGGCTCAGGTACTGGGTCTGTCACCTG GGCTGCTCATAGTACTTGGGGCCAGAGCCTACGTGAATACATGTGTGTGGACAGCTCAGCTGCCATGTTGGATCTGGCAGAAAAGCTACTGAAAG GTGGTTCAGAATCTGGGCTGCCTTATGTTCCAGGGGTCTTTTTCAGACAGTTTCTACCTGTATCACCCAAG GTACAATTCGATGTAGTGGTATCAGCCTTTTCTCTAAGCGAACTACCCAGCAAGGCTGACCGCAATGATATAGTCCAAACTTTGTGGCGCAAAACAAGTCATTTTCTG ATATTGGTGGAGAATGGAACAAAAGCTGGACACTCccttctcatggatgccaggGACCTGGTCCTTAAT gaaaaagaaaagtcacctTTGGACCCTCGACCTGGTTTTGTCTTTGCCCCA TGTCCCCATGAACTTCAGTGTCCCCAGTTGTCAGCCCCTAAGCCCCTGGCCTGTAGCTTTTCCCAGGCTTACCATCCTATCCCCTTCAGCTGG AACAAGAAGCCAAAAGAGGAAAAGTTCTCTATGGTAATCCTTGCCCGAGGGTATCCAGAGGAGGCAAGTCGCTGGCCCCGTATTACTCAGCCTGTCCTTAAACGGCCACGCCACGTGCATTGTCACCTGTGCTGTCCAGATGGGCATATGCAGCATGCTGTGATCACAGCCCGCCGACATGGCAG GGATTTGTATCGCTGTGCCCGTGTCAGCTCCTGGGGAGATCTTTTACCTGTGACCACGCCGTCTGAGCTTCCTCCATCCTCTGCTCAAGATCCCCCTGAGAGTTGA
- the METTL17 gene encoding methyltransferase-like protein 17, mitochondrial isoform X2 — MATAAGAGCLLTLRGWRLGLGVAPRCRALAALVPGVSQVDNKSDFLGKKSHRRHPGILQLSRVRLPQALVDAATLLLLESSMPNMEKQVQALTNYLWSRHLPIEPEELQRRAVHLEKKFLENADSCQMEEKLHGDVLRALRRTTYHWQELSYNEGLSLLYMAARLDGGFAAVSRAFHEIQARFPEFQPQTLMDFGSGTGSVTWAAHSTWGQSLREYMCVDSSAAMLDLAEKLLKGGSESGLPYVPGVFFRQFLPVSPKVQFDVVVSAFSLSELPSKADRNDIVQTLWRKTSHFLILVENGTKAGHSLLMDARDLVLNEKEKSPLDPRPGFVFAPNKKPKEEKFSMVILARGYPEEASRWPRITQPVLKRPRHVHCHLCCPDGHMQHAVITARRHGRDLYRCARVSSWGDLLPVTTPSELPPSSAQDPPES; from the exons ATGGCGACCGCAGCAGGAGCCGGGTGTCTGCTGACATTACGCGGATGGCGCCTTGGCCTTGGAGTTGCTCCCCGGTGCCGG GCGCTCGCTGCCCTCGTACCCGGCGTCTCCCAGGTGGATAACAAGTCCGATTTCCTGGGGAAGAAGTCCCATCGCCGGCACCCTGGCATCCTGCAGTTGTCGCGCGTGCGGCTGCCGCAAGCATTGGTCGATGCAGCGACATTACTACTGCTGG AGAGCTCTATGCCCAATATGGAGAAGCAGGTGCAAGCACTGACCAATTATCTCTGGAGCCGGCATTTACCCATAGAGCCAGAGGAGTTGCAAAGACGGGCTGtacatttggagaaaaaattCTTGGAAAACGCAG ACTCATGTCAGATGGAGGAAAAACTTCATGGAGATGTGCTGCGTGCTCTGCGCAGAACTACCTATCATTGGCAAGAACTGAG CTACAATGAGGGACTGAGCCTGTTGTATATGGCAGCAAGACTGGATGGTGGCTTTGCAGCAGTCTCCAGGGCATTCCATGAG ATCCAAGCTCGATTTCCAGAGTTCCAGCCACAAACCTTGATGGACTTTGGCTCAGGTACTGGGTCTGTCACCTG GGCTGCTCATAGTACTTGGGGCCAGAGCCTACGTGAATACATGTGTGTGGACAGCTCAGCTGCCATGTTGGATCTGGCAGAAAAGCTACTGAAAG GTGGTTCAGAATCTGGGCTGCCTTATGTTCCAGGGGTCTTTTTCAGACAGTTTCTACCTGTATCACCCAAG GTACAATTCGATGTAGTGGTATCAGCCTTTTCTCTAAGCGAACTACCCAGCAAGGCTGACCGCAATGATATAGTCCAAACTTTGTGGCGCAAAACAAGTCATTTTCTG ATATTGGTGGAGAATGGAACAAAAGCTGGACACTCccttctcatggatgccaggGACCTGGTCCTTAAT gaaaaagaaaagtcacctTTGGACCCTCGACCTGGTTTTGTCTTTGCCCCA AACAAGAAGCCAAAAGAGGAAAAGTTCTCTATGGTAATCCTTGCCCGAGGGTATCCAGAGGAGGCAAGTCGCTGGCCCCGTATTACTCAGCCTGTCCTTAAACGGCCACGCCACGTGCATTGTCACCTGTGCTGTCCAGATGGGCATATGCAGCATGCTGTGATCACAGCCCGCCGACATGGCAG GGATTTGTATCGCTGTGCCCGTGTCAGCTCCTGGGGAGATCTTTTACCTGTGACCACGCCGTCTGAGCTTCCTCCATCCTCTGCTCAAGATCCCCCTGAGAGTTGA
- the RNASE2 gene encoding non-secretory ribonuclease — protein MVQRDSRLGLFLLLGLLGVVISLHAPPGGLTWAQWFTIQHINMTRSQCDPAMRAVNRYRGVCKGQNTFLHTSFALVARVCYTRNITCPRSGWTNCHESSFQVAVTHCNRTRNAPHYADCRYARRQTRKRFIIACNVSSPRDDPRYPVVPVHLDEII, from the coding sequence ATGGTCCAGCGGGATTCCCGGCTTGGCCTCTTCTTGCTGCTGGGGCTCCTGGGAGTGGTGATCTCGCTCCATGCCCCACCCGGCGGTTTAACCtgggctcagtggtttacgatcCAGCACATAAATATGACCCGGTCTCAATGCGATCCTGCAATGCGGGCAGTTAACCGTTACAGAGGGGTATGCAAAGGACAAAACACTTTTCTTCACACAAGCTTTGCTCTTGTAGCTCGTGTATGTTACACCAGAAATATAACCTGTCCTAGGTCAGGCTGGACAAATTGTCATGAGAGTAGCTTTCAAGTGGCTGTAACCCACTGTAACCGCACAAGAAATGCACCGCATTATGCAGACTGCAGATATGCACGGAGACAGACACGGAAGCGCTTCATCATTGCCTGTAACGTCAGTTCACCAAGGGATGATCCCAGGTACCCTGTGGTGCCAGTTCACTTGGACGAGATCATCTAA